Proteins from a genomic interval of Lelliottia amnigena:
- the ampH gene encoding penicillin-binding protein AmpH, whose product MLSLKRCLFSIAALCAVSLSTVQAAQPITAPVFASDIADRYANLIYYGSGATGMAMVVIDGNQRVFRSFGETRPGNNVHPQLDSVIRIASLTKLMTSEMLVKLLDQGVVKLNDPLSKYAPPGYRVPTYHGTPISLVNLATHTSALPREQPGGAAHRPVFVWPTREQRWNYLTTATLKTAPGAQAAYSNLAFDLLADALATASGKPYPQLFEDNITRPLGMKDTTFTPSPDQCKRLMVAEKGASPCNNTLAAVGSGGVYSTPGDMMRWMQQFLSSDFHARSNQADRMQTLIYKRNQLTRVIGMDVPGKADALGLGWVYMAPKDGRPGIIQKTGGGGGFITYMAMIPQSNVGAFVVVTRSPNTRFTNMSDGINNLVAELSENKAKVIPAS is encoded by the coding sequence ATGCTTTCGTTGAAACGTTGTCTGTTTTCCATTGCCGCGCTGTGTGCGGTAAGCCTCTCCACAGTTCAGGCTGCTCAGCCGATCACGGCCCCCGTTTTCGCCTCCGATATTGCGGATCGTTACGCCAATCTGATTTATTACGGCAGCGGTGCCACCGGCATGGCAATGGTCGTGATTGACGGTAATCAGCGCGTTTTCCGTAGTTTTGGCGAAACGCGCCCGGGCAACAATGTTCATCCGCAGTTGGATTCCGTGATCCGCATTGCATCGTTGACGAAGCTGATGACCAGCGAAATGCTGGTGAAACTGCTCGATCAAGGCGTGGTGAAACTCAACGATCCATTAAGCAAATACGCACCGCCGGGTTACCGCGTCCCGACGTATCATGGCACCCCCATTTCACTGGTGAATCTGGCAACGCATACCAGCGCGCTGCCGCGTGAACAGCCAGGCGGTGCAGCGCATCGTCCTGTTTTCGTCTGGCCCACGCGCGAACAGCGCTGGAACTACCTGACGACAGCGACGCTGAAAACCGCACCGGGCGCACAGGCGGCCTATTCAAACCTGGCATTTGATTTGCTCGCCGATGCGTTAGCCACAGCATCCGGCAAGCCGTATCCGCAGCTGTTTGAAGACAACATCACCCGTCCGCTGGGCATGAAAGACACCACCTTTACGCCGTCACCGGATCAGTGCAAACGCCTGATGGTGGCCGAAAAAGGGGCCAGTCCGTGTAATAACACCCTCGCGGCCGTTGGCAGCGGCGGCGTTTACTCCACGCCGGGGGATATGATGCGCTGGATGCAGCAGTTCCTGTCGTCTGATTTCCATGCGCGCAGTAATCAGGCTGACCGCATGCAAACGCTCATCTACAAACGCAACCAGCTCACCCGAGTCATTGGCATGGACGTGCCGGGTAAAGCCGATGCGCTTGGCTTGGGCTGGGTGTATATGGCACCGAAAGATGGCCGCCCGGGCATTATTCAGAAAACGGGTGGCGGCGGCGGATTCATTACCTACATGGCGATGATCCCGCAGTCCAATGTTGGGGCCTTCGTGGTCGTGACCCGATCGCCGAATACGCGCTTCACCAATATGAGCGACGGGATTAATAATTTGGTCGCCGAATTGAGCGAGAATAAGGCGAAAGTGATCCCGGCCTCCTGA
- a CDS encoding Protein of uncharacterised function (DUF2754)., translating into MKLSDKLRRDWHYYAFAIGLIFILNGVIGLLGFEAKGWQTYALGLVTWVICFWLAGLIIRRRPEDATTENVERSEKAD; encoded by the coding sequence ATGAAGCTGTCTGACAAACTACGCCGTGACTGGCATTACTATGCCTTTGCGATTGGGCTGATTTTTATTCTTAACGGTGTGATTGGGCTGCTTGGGTTTGAAGCAAAAGGCTGGCAAACCTATGCGCTGGGGCTGGTGACGTGGGTGATTTGTTTCTGGCTGGCAGGGTTAATTATCCGCCGTCGGCCTGAAGACGCGACGACGGAAAACGTAGAGCGTTCTGAGAAAGCGGATTAA
- the rutB_1 gene encoding isochorismatase hydrolase, with amino-acid sequence MGEKRVVMVVDMQQGVFETPRIQREACVSQINQLVQAADTVIFIQHTEAGGLEEGSEGFALLPEIYQPPGAFYVTKTACDAFYHTTLEALLREQDVTHFVICGCATDYCVDTTLKNGVSRGYHITVAEDAHTTANRPAAQAHILIQHYNDVWRTLTAPHNPPAVKSTETILDHWKAN; translated from the coding sequence ATGGGTGAAAAGCGTGTGGTGATGGTTGTCGATATGCAGCAAGGGGTTTTCGAAACACCCCGTATTCAACGCGAAGCATGCGTATCGCAGATTAACCAACTTGTTCAGGCCGCCGATACGGTAATTTTTATCCAGCATACCGAAGCGGGTGGGCTGGAAGAGGGGAGCGAAGGGTTTGCGCTGTTGCCGGAAATCTATCAGCCGCCAGGCGCGTTTTATGTGACTAAAACGGCCTGCGATGCGTTTTACCACACTACGCTTGAGGCCCTGCTGCGCGAACAAGACGTCACGCATTTTGTGATTTGCGGGTGCGCAACCGACTATTGTGTGGATACCACGCTTAAAAATGGCGTCAGCCGGGGATATCACATCACCGTCGCGGAGGATGCTCATACCACGGCTAATCGCCCGGCCGCGCAGGCACACATCCTGATTCAGCACTATAACGACGTCTGGCGTACGTTGACTGCACCGCACAACCCTCCTGCAGTGAAATCCACAGAAACAATTCTGGACCACTGGAAAGCGAACTAA
- the yaiY gene encoding inner membrane protein, with amino-acid sequence MADFTLAKPIFGGKQSKTSAPGNIAYALFVLFCFWAGSQLLNILVHAPGVYEHLMQVQDTGRPRVDIGLGVSTIFGVIPFLIGCVILGVVALVLRWRRYHSRLVK; translated from the coding sequence ATGGCAGACTTTACACTGGCGAAGCCGATTTTTGGCGGCAAGCAATCCAAAACCTCCGCGCCGGGTAATATCGCCTATGCCCTGTTTGTGCTGTTTTGCTTCTGGGCGGGTTCCCAACTTCTGAACATTCTGGTGCACGCACCCGGCGTGTATGAGCATCTGATGCAAGTTCAGGACACTGGTCGGCCGCGCGTCGATATCGGTTTAGGCGTCAGCACGATTTTCGGTGTGATTCCGTTTCTGATTGGATGCGTCATTCTCGGTGTTGTCGCGTTGGTCCTGCGCTGGCGCCGTTATCACTCACGTTTAGTTAAGTGA
- the yaiV_1 gene encoding protein YaiV — translation MNPHAKPLSEFKRLEQCLKAESTPFSVSPQQILGDGFL, via the coding sequence ATGAATCCCCACGCGAAACCCCTTTCTGAATTTAAGCGGCTTGAACAGTGTCTGAAAGCCGAAAGCACTCCTTTCAGCGTTTCTCCTCAGCAAATTCTTGGTGATGGCTTTTTATGA
- the hemB gene encoding Delta-aminolevulinic acid dehydratase translates to MTDLIARPRRLRQSPALRAMFEETTLSLNDLVLPIFVEEEIDDYKAIDAMPGVMRIPEKHLAREIERIANAGIRSVMTFGISHHTDATGSDAMKEKGLVARMSRICKETVPEMIVMSDTCFCEYTSHGHCGVLCDHGVDNDATLLNLGKQAVVAAAAGADFIAPSAAMDGQVQAIRQALDAAGFTDTAIMSYSTKFASSFYGPFREAAGTSLKGDRKTYQMNPLNRREAIRESLLDEAQGADCLMVKPAGAYLDILRDIRERTTLPLGAYQVSGEYAMIKFAALAGAIDEEKVVLESLGAIKRAGADLIFSYFALDLAEKKILR, encoded by the coding sequence ATGACCGATTTAATTGCACGTCCCCGTCGCCTACGCCAATCCCCTGCGTTGCGCGCTATGTTTGAAGAGACAACACTGAGCTTAAACGATCTGGTGTTGCCGATTTTCGTCGAAGAAGAGATCGATGACTACAAAGCCATCGACGCTATGCCAGGCGTAATGCGCATCCCCGAAAAGCATCTGGCGCGTGAGATCGAACGCATTGCCAACGCAGGCATCCGCTCGGTGATGACGTTTGGCATCTCTCACCACACTGACGCCACCGGCAGCGATGCGATGAAAGAAAAGGGTCTGGTCGCGCGCATGTCACGCATCTGCAAAGAGACCGTTCCGGAAATGATCGTCATGTCCGATACCTGTTTCTGCGAGTACACCTCGCACGGTCACTGCGGCGTATTATGCGATCACGGCGTCGATAACGATGCAACGCTGCTGAACCTGGGCAAACAGGCCGTCGTGGCGGCGGCTGCTGGGGCTGATTTTATCGCGCCATCCGCAGCGATGGATGGTCAGGTTCAGGCCATCCGTCAGGCGCTGGACGCTGCGGGTTTCACCGACACCGCCATCATGTCCTACTCCACCAAATTCGCCTCCTCCTTCTACGGCCCGTTCCGTGAAGCCGCGGGCACGTCGCTGAAGGGCGATCGTAAAACCTATCAGATGAACCCGCTTAACCGCCGCGAAGCAATCCGCGAATCCCTGCTCGACGAAGCGCAAGGTGCAGATTGTCTGATGGTCAAACCGGCAGGTGCGTATCTGGACATCCTGCGTGACATCCGCGAGCGCACCACTTTGCCGCTGGGCGCATACCAGGTGAGCGGTGAGTACGCGATGATCAAATTCGCCGCACTGGCAGGGGCGATTGACGAAGAGAAAGTCGTTCTGGAAAGCCTTGGCGCCATTAAACGCGCGGGTGCCGATCTGATCTTCAGCTACTTCGCACTCGATCTGGCCGAGAAAAAAATCCTGCGTTAA
- the yaiT_2 gene encoding protein YaiT: protein MALSIPSANTNIWNLQQDTVGSRLTNSRHGLADNGGAWVSYFGGSFNGDNGTLSYDQDVSGIMVGLDTQIDGNNAKWIVGGAAGFAKGDMSQGSGQVDQDSQTAMIYSSAHFANNIFIDSSLSYSRFNNDLTATMSNDEYVDGNTTTDAWGFGLKLGYDWKPNASGYITPYAAVSGLFQSGDDYQLSNNMQVDGQSYDSMRYEAGLDAGYTFNYGSEQALTPYFTLAYVYDDAGNDADVNGDNIDNGVKGSAVRVGLGTQFSFTKNFSTYTGANYLGGGDVDQNWGANLGVKYAW from the coding sequence ATGGCGTTGAGCATCCCCTCCGCGAACACCAATATCTGGAATCTGCAGCAGGACACAGTGGGCTCGCGTCTTACCAACAGTCGTCACGGTCTTGCGGATAACGGTGGTGCGTGGGTTAGCTACTTCGGTGGCAGTTTCAACGGTGATAACGGCACTCTCAGCTACGATCAGGACGTCAGCGGTATAATGGTCGGTCTGGATACGCAGATTGATGGCAATAATGCTAAATGGATTGTCGGGGGCGCGGCGGGCTTTGCAAAAGGCGATATGAGCCAGGGTTCTGGTCAGGTTGATCAGGATAGCCAGACGGCGATGATCTATTCCTCTGCACATTTTGCTAACAATATCTTTATTGATAGCTCCCTGAGCTACTCTCGCTTTAACAACGATCTTACTGCCACAATGAGCAACGATGAGTACGTGGACGGCAACACCACCACGGATGCCTGGGGCTTTGGCCTGAAACTCGGCTACGACTGGAAACCCAACGCGTCAGGCTACATTACGCCGTATGCGGCAGTGTCGGGCCTGTTCCAGTCAGGCGATGACTATCAGTTAAGTAACAATATGCAAGTAGACGGCCAGTCTTACGACAGTATGCGTTATGAAGCGGGTCTTGATGCGGGCTACACCTTTAATTACGGTAGCGAGCAGGCATTAACACCGTACTTCACTCTGGCATATGTCTATGACGATGCGGGTAACGATGCGGATGTTAACGGGGACAACATTGACAACGGGGTGAAAGGTTCCGCCGTACGTGTGGGTCTGGGCACACAGTTTAGCTTCACGAAAAACTTTAGCACCTATACCGGTGCAAACTACCTGGGTGGCGGTGATGTTGACCAAAACTGGGGCGCAAATCTGGGTGTGAAATACGCCTGGTAA
- the yaiW gene encoding protein YaiW — translation MPFAVSRTLPLSLFAALVLAGCAEKSAAPLKKGEKPVDVASVVRQKMPASVKDRDDWAIVLAKTFESQKIAPTEENICSVLAVAQQESMYQSDPAVPGLNKIAWKEIDRRAEKMHVPVFLVHTALKITSPNGKSYSERLDTVKTEKQLSAIFDDFINMVPMGQTLFGSLNPVHTGGPMQVSIDFAEKHTRGYPWKIDGTVRQEVFSLRGGLWFGTYHLLNYPVNYSEPLYRFADFNAGWYASRNAAFQNAVSRATGTKLALDGDLIAYGSSEAGTIELAVRKLAIKLDMSNSDIRHQLEKGDSLAFEKTDLYQQVYKLAEQKSGKALPREILPGIQLESPKITRNLTTAWFAKRVDDRRARCMSLN, via the coding sequence ATGCCATTTGCCGTATCACGAACGTTGCCTTTATCACTGTTCGCCGCCTTGGTGCTGGCCGGATGCGCCGAAAAAAGCGCTGCACCGCTGAAAAAGGGCGAAAAGCCGGTTGATGTGGCAAGCGTGGTACGGCAAAAAATGCCGGCCAGCGTGAAAGATCGTGACGACTGGGCGATCGTGCTGGCGAAAACGTTTGAGAGCCAAAAAATTGCGCCGACCGAGGAGAATATCTGCTCGGTGCTGGCGGTGGCGCAGCAGGAGTCGATGTATCAGTCCGATCCGGCGGTGCCGGGGCTGAACAAAATCGCCTGGAAAGAGATCGACCGACGTGCCGAAAAAATGCACGTCCCGGTGTTCCTGGTGCATACGGCGCTCAAAATCACGTCGCCAAACGGTAAAAGCTACAGCGAACGGCTGGATACGGTGAAAACGGAGAAGCAGCTCAGCGCCATTTTTGATGACTTTATCAATATGGTGCCGATGGGGCAGACGCTTTTCGGATCGCTCAATCCGGTGCATACCGGCGGCCCCATGCAGGTCAGCATTGATTTTGCAGAGAAACACACCCGCGGTTACCCATGGAAAATCGACGGGACGGTGCGTCAGGAAGTGTTCTCTCTGCGCGGCGGGCTGTGGTTTGGTACCTATCATCTGCTGAATTATCCGGTCAATTACAGCGAGCCGCTGTACCGTTTTGCCGATTTCAACGCGGGATGGTATGCGAGCCGCAACGCCGCGTTCCAGAATGCGGTGAGTCGTGCAACAGGCACAAAACTGGCGCTGGATGGCGATCTGATTGCTTACGGTAGCAGCGAGGCAGGGACCATTGAACTTGCGGTGCGCAAGCTGGCGATAAAGCTGGATATGAGCAACAGCGACATTCGCCACCAACTGGAAAAAGGCGACAGTCTGGCGTTCGAGAAAACGGATCTCTACCAGCAGGTGTATAAGCTTGCGGAGCAGAAAAGCGGCAAAGCGTTACCGCGCGAAATTTTGCCGGGCATTCAGCTTGAAAGCCCGAAAATCACCCGTAATCTCACCACGGCGTGGTTCGCAAAACGGGTCGACGACCGTCGGGCTCGCTGTATGTCACTTAACTAA
- the sbmA gene encoding SbmABacA family protein, whose product MFKSFFPKPGPFFLSAFIWALIAVIFWQAGGGAWLERLVGATGDVPISAARFWSRSYLLFYAYYALCVGLFALFWFTYSPHRWQYWSILGTALIIFVTWFLVEVGVAVNAWYAPFYDLIQTALSSPHKVTINRFYQEIGIFLGIALIAVFVGVMNNFFVSHYVFRWRTAMNEHYMAHWQQLRHIEGAAQRVQEDTMRFASTLEDMGVSFINAIMTLIAFLPVLVALSVHVQELPIVGHLPYGLVIAAIVWSLMGTGLLAAVGIKLPGLEFKNQRVEAAYRKELVYGEDDANRASPPTVRELFGAVRRNYFRLYFHYMYFNIARILYLQVDNVFGLFLLFPSIVAGTITLGLMTQITNVFSQVRGSFQYLIASWTTLVELMSIYKRLRSFERELDGQDLQEVTHTLG is encoded by the coding sequence ATGTTTAAATCTTTTTTCCCAAAGCCGGGACCGTTTTTCCTCTCGGCATTTATTTGGGCACTGATCGCGGTCATTTTCTGGCAGGCGGGCGGTGGAGCATGGCTTGAGCGCCTGGTCGGGGCGACGGGCGATGTCCCTATCAGCGCCGCGCGTTTTTGGTCGCGGAGCTATTTGCTGTTTTATGCCTATTACGCCCTGTGCGTCGGTCTGTTCGCCCTGTTCTGGTTTACGTATTCCCCGCATCGCTGGCAATACTGGTCAATACTGGGGACCGCGCTCATCATCTTCGTCACCTGGTTTTTGGTGGAAGTGGGCGTGGCCGTCAACGCCTGGTATGCTCCGTTTTATGACTTGATCCAAACGGCGCTCAGTTCACCGCATAAGGTTACGATTAACCGGTTCTATCAAGAAATTGGTATTTTCCTGGGGATTGCGCTTATTGCGGTATTCGTTGGGGTGATGAATAACTTCTTTGTGAGCCACTACGTGTTCCGCTGGCGTACCGCGATGAACGAACACTATATGGCGCATTGGCAGCAGCTGCGTCATATCGAGGGTGCGGCGCAGCGTGTGCAGGAAGACACCATGCGTTTTGCTTCGACGTTGGAAGATATGGGCGTGAGCTTTATTAACGCCATTATGACGCTCATCGCCTTCCTGCCGGTACTGGTGGCACTCTCCGTCCATGTTCAGGAACTGCCGATTGTCGGCCATCTGCCTTATGGCCTGGTGATTGCGGCAATTGTCTGGTCGCTGATGGGGACCGGTTTGCTGGCGGCCGTTGGGATCAAACTGCCGGGGCTGGAGTTTAAAAATCAGCGTGTAGAAGCGGCTTATCGTAAAGAACTGGTCTACGGCGAAGACGACGCCAATCGCGCCTCGCCGCCGACGGTGCGTGAGCTGTTTGGCGCGGTGCGCCGCAACTATTTCCGTCTCTATTTCCACTATATGTACTTCAACATCGCGCGTATTTTATATCTGCAGGTCGATAACGTTTTCGGTTTGTTCCTGCTGTTTCCGTCGATTGTGGCAGGTACGATTACGCTCGGTCTGATGACGCAGATAACTAACGTTTTCAGTCAGGTTCGTGGTTCTTTCCAGTATCTCATCGCGTCATGGACTACGCTTGTCGAGCTGATGTCTATCTATAAGCGTTTACGCAGTTTTGAGCGCGAACTGGATGGCCAGGATCTACAGGAAGTCACTCATACATTAGGTTAA
- the yaiT_1 gene encoding protein YaiT, producing MQTWKKKLVVSQIALACTLAIASQANAKDISNSTYDTFGYDNTVTTPWYDGYVDWDSSDATHDSDIYPVINNSTVNGVISSYYLDDGINGRANALSISNSTINGMITSKCMTTSCDNGVDPDGTTHTQYDRFSLTVDNTTINDAYEHYAYDVIDGDNTETHYQDTYALGNAITLDVESDIVIQNNSHVAGITLTQGYQELDNTPYDGTEGVANSSNIFTDTLVVKDSVLTSGAYSDLGTSGFYGQSAKPSDYGETNATAADDAALIVASSDVDNAMQTTATFDHSTVTGDILFSSTFDNNFFENGDPATDTTDDGIYNPTTNGWDDTDKLDVTLTNGSKWVGAAQSSVEAISPAQMYGLGYSDADWTTLSPNSIWPDSTFNSDGHVSGEEVYQSGLFNVTLDNGSEWDTRKTSNIDKLAVNNHSQVNVENSGLLADSITMTNGSSLNIGDSGAVATDSLYLDSYSLTTLTEETAQLYANTITVDNGAELALGLGQVDTHSMVLTDGGVLNIASRDEVLNSDLNNARYVTNDTSKADYDYGVVALNSDGHLAVNGDVAGNYKVRIDNATGAGSVADYKNAEIIRVYDNNTDTQASFTAANTADLGAYTYKAQQKG from the coding sequence ATGCAAACATGGAAAAAGAAACTCGTGGTATCTCAAATTGCATTAGCCTGCACATTGGCTATCGCTTCTCAGGCTAATGCTAAAGATATCTCTAACAGCACTTACGATACTTTCGGGTATGACAATACCGTGACTACCCCCTGGTATGATGGTTATGTTGACTGGGATAGCTCTGATGCTACACATGACAGTGATATCTATCCCGTTATCAATAATTCCACGGTGAATGGCGTTATTTCCAGCTACTATCTTGACGATGGAATTAATGGCCGTGCGAATGCGCTGAGCATTTCTAATAGTACCATCAATGGAATGATTACCTCTAAATGCATGACCACCTCTTGCGATAATGGCGTTGACCCAGACGGTACAACGCATACGCAATATGATCGTTTTAGCCTGACAGTCGATAATACGACGATTAATGATGCCTATGAGCATTATGCTTATGACGTTATTGATGGCGATAATACCGAAACGCATTATCAGGATACTTATGCGCTCGGTAATGCGATTACTCTTGATGTCGAGTCCGATATTGTTATTCAAAATAACTCGCACGTTGCCGGTATTACGCTAACGCAGGGCTATCAGGAGCTGGATAATACGCCTTATGATGGCACTGAAGGCGTCGCAAATAGCAGTAACATCTTTACCGATACGCTGGTAGTCAAAGATTCAGTGTTAACCTCTGGTGCTTACAGCGATTTGGGGACCAGCGGTTTTTACGGCCAAAGTGCGAAGCCAAGTGATTACGGCGAAACCAATGCCACGGCTGCGGATGACGCGGCATTAATTGTGGCATCGAGCGACGTAGATAACGCGATGCAGACGACGGCAACGTTCGATCACTCTACCGTGACGGGGGATATTCTTTTTTCGAGCACGTTTGATAACAACTTCTTTGAGAACGGCGATCCGGCGACTGACACCACCGACGATGGTATCTATAACCCGACGACCAACGGTTGGGACGACACCGATAAGCTGGATGTCACCCTGACTAACGGCAGCAAATGGGTGGGCGCAGCGCAGTCGAGCGTTGAGGCTATCAGCCCCGCGCAAATGTATGGCCTGGGCTACAGTGACGCTGACTGGACCACGCTTTCACCTAACAGCATCTGGCCGGATTCCACTTTCAACAGCGACGGTCACGTCTCTGGCGAAGAGGTGTATCAGAGCGGCTTGTTCAACGTGACGCTGGATAACGGTTCCGAGTGGGACACGCGTAAAACCTCTAACATTGATAAGCTGGCAGTGAATAATCACTCGCAGGTCAACGTGGAAAACTCGGGTCTTCTCGCGGACAGCATCACAATGACCAACGGCTCGTCGCTGAATATTGGTGACAGTGGAGCCGTTGCCACGGATAGCCTTTATCTGGACAGCTATAGCCTGACCACGCTGACGGAAGAAACGGCGCAGCTCTATGCCAATACCATCACCGTGGACAACGGTGCGGAACTGGCACTGGGTCTGGGTCAGGTTGACACTCACAGCATGGTGCTGACCGACGGCGGCGTGTTGAACATCGCCAGTCGCGATGAGGTGTTGAATTCCGATCTGAACAATGCGCGTTATGTTACCAACGATACGAGCAAAGCGGATTACGACTATGGTGTCGTGGCGCTCAACTCTGATGGTCATTTGGCGGTGAACGGTGACGTCGCGGGCAACTACAAAGTGCGTATCGATAATGCGACGGGTGCGGGTTCTGTCGCTGATTACAAGAACGCCGAAATCATCCGCGTATATGACAACAACACGGATACTCAGGCGAGCTTTACGGCGGCAAATACAGCCGATTTAGGCGCATATACGTACAAGGCGCAGCAGAAGGGGTGA
- the ddlA gene encoding D-alanine--D-alanine ligase, with protein sequence MAKQRVGIVFGGKSAEHEVSLQSAKNIVDAIDKSRFDVVLLGIDKQGQWHVNDASQYLLNADDPAHIALNPSEISVATVPGVIHGQLINAGNAQTLAQIDVVFPIVHGTLGEDGSLQGMLRMANLPFVGSDVLGSAACMDKDVTKRLLRDAGLNIAPFVTLTRANRDKHSFAQITAQLGLPLFVKPANQGSSVGVSKVTSEAQFADAVRLAFEFDHKVVVEQGITGREIECAVLGNDFPQASTCGEVVLNSDFYSYDTKYIDDKGAQVVVPAVLDPEINDKIRAIAIDAYQALGCGGMARVDVFLTAENEVIINEINTLPGFTNISMYPKLWQASGLSYPALITRLIELALERHTADSALKSSVNG encoded by the coding sequence ATGGCGAAGCAGCGGGTAGGAATTGTCTTTGGGGGAAAATCAGCAGAACACGAAGTGTCGCTGCAATCGGCTAAAAATATCGTGGATGCGATTGATAAAAGCCGCTTTGATGTGGTCCTGCTGGGCATTGATAAACAAGGCCAATGGCATGTGAACGATGCCAGTCAGTATCTGCTGAATGCAGACGATCCGGCGCATATCGCGCTCAATCCTTCAGAAATCAGCGTTGCGACCGTGCCTGGCGTCATCCACGGCCAGCTGATCAACGCGGGCAACGCTCAAACGCTGGCGCAGATTGACGTCGTTTTCCCGATTGTTCACGGCACGTTGGGCGAAGATGGCTCCCTGCAAGGGATGTTGCGCATGGCAAACCTGCCGTTTGTCGGCTCGGATGTGCTCGGTTCTGCCGCCTGCATGGATAAAGATGTCACCAAGCGTTTGCTGCGTGACGCCGGTCTGAACATTGCGCCATTTGTGACCCTGACCCGTGCCAACCGCGATAAACACAGTTTCGCCCAGATCACCGCTCAGCTTGGCCTGCCGCTGTTTGTGAAACCAGCCAACCAGGGTTCATCCGTTGGCGTCAGTAAAGTGACCAGCGAAGCGCAATTCGCAGATGCAGTGCGCCTGGCGTTTGAATTCGATCATAAAGTGGTAGTTGAACAAGGCATTACAGGTCGTGAAATCGAATGCGCCGTTTTAGGCAACGATTTCCCACAGGCCAGCACCTGCGGTGAAGTGGTTCTGAACAGTGATTTCTACTCTTACGACACCAAATATATCGATGATAAAGGCGCGCAGGTCGTGGTGCCGGCGGTATTGGATCCTGAAATTAACGACAAGATCCGCGCGATCGCCATCGACGCTTATCAGGCACTTGGCTGCGGCGGTATGGCGCGCGTCGATGTGTTCCTGACGGCAGAAAATGAGGTCATTATTAACGAAATCAACACGCTGCCGGGCTTCACCAACATCAGCATGTATCCAAAACTCTGGCAGGCGAGCGGGCTCAGCTATCCTGCGTTAATCACCCGTCTTATCGAACTGGCGCTGGAGCGACACACCGCCGACAGCGCCCTGAAGAGCTCAGTAAACGGTTAA
- a CDS encoding putative DNA-binding transcriptional regulator, whose amino-acid sequence MAFYDDDHHTWFLQTGVVAVHRKTDDLLVGIVKAPFIFGLTAGMVKNRQEYTLIPQSPCTGFYLPAITTHHCLQQFHLWRDAFGWLSWINLMMEKRDMNLVGNNSYSQIRSVLLVMAEWDETLRSKIGVMHHIQQSTGISRSVVAEVLAALRKGNYINMNRGKLVSIHRLPAEY is encoded by the coding sequence ATGGCTTTTTATGACGACGATCATCACACCTGGTTTTTACAGACGGGTGTCGTGGCAGTCCATCGAAAAACTGACGATTTACTTGTTGGAATCGTGAAGGCGCCTTTCATTTTCGGCCTGACGGCTGGCATGGTAAAAAACCGTCAGGAATATACGTTGATTCCACAATCGCCCTGCACAGGGTTTTATCTGCCAGCAATAACCACGCATCATTGTCTCCAGCAATTTCATCTTTGGCGGGATGCATTTGGCTGGCTGTCATGGATTAACCTAATGATGGAAAAGCGGGACATGAACCTGGTGGGAAATAACTCCTACAGCCAGATCAGGTCAGTGTTGCTGGTGATGGCAGAGTGGGATGAAACGCTGCGCTCAAAAATAGGCGTGATGCATCATATTCAGCAAAGTACAGGTATTTCGCGTTCGGTTGTTGCGGAGGTGCTGGCCGCGTTGCGTAAGGGAAATTATATCAATATGAATCGGGGCAAACTGGTCAGTATTCACCGTTTGCCCGCGGAGTATTAA